A genome region from Aptenodytes patagonicus chromosome 26, bAptPat1.pri.cur, whole genome shotgun sequence includes the following:
- the LOC143171150 gene encoding feather keratin 1-like, with protein MSCYDLCPPTPCGPTPLANSCNEPCIRQCQDSTVVIQPSPVVVTLPGPILSSFPQNTAVGSSASAAVGSALSAGGVPISSGSSLGFGSFGYPGLGSGYSRPYRRYNTYRSGFYGPC; from the coding sequence ATGTCCTGCTATGACCTGTGTCCACCCACCCCCTGTGGCCCAACCCCGTTGGCGAATAGCTGCAACGAGCCCTGCatcaggcagtgccaggactcgACAGTGGTGATCCAGCCttctcccgtggtggtgaccctgcccggacccatcctcagctccttcccccagaacaccgCTGTGGGATCCTCAGCATCTGCGGCTGTCGGGAGCGCGCTCAGTGCTGGAGGGGTCCCCATCTCCTCTGGCAGCTCCTTGGGATTTGGGAGCTTTGGCTATCCAGGCCTGGGCAGTGGGTACAGCCGGCCCTACCGTCGCTACAACACCTACCGCAGTGGCTTCTATGGGCCATGCTAA
- the LOC143171154 gene encoding feather keratin 1-like, translated as MSCYDLCPPMPCGPTPLANSCNEPCVRQCQDSTYVIQPPPVVVTLPGPILSSFPQNTAVGSSTSAAVGSTLSSEGVPISSGSSSGFGSFGYPGLGSGYSRPYRRYNTYRSGFSEPC; from the coding sequence ATGTCTTGTTATGACCTGTGTCCTCCCATGCCCTGTGGCCCAACCCCACTGGCAAATAGCTGCAACGAGCCCTgcgtcaggcagtgccaggactccacgTATGTGATTCAGccccctcccgtggtggtgaccctgcccggacccatcctcagctccttcccccagaacaccgCTGTGGGATCCTCCACCTCTGCAGCCGTGGGCAGCACCCTCAGCTCcgagggagtgcccatctcctctggcAGCTCCTCAGGATTTGGGAGCTTTGGCTATCCAGGCCTGGGCAGTGGGTACAGCCGGCCCTACCGTCGCTACAACACCTACCGCAGTGGCTTTAGTGAGCCGTGCTAA
- the LOC143171011 gene encoding feather keratin 4-like, with product MSCYERCPSTSCSPTPLANSCNEPCVRQCQDSTVVIQPSPVVVTLPGPILSSFPQNTTVGSSASAAVGSALSAEGVPISSGSSSGFGSFGYPGLGSGYSRPYRRYNTYRSGLYGPC from the coding sequence ATGTCCTGCTATGAGCGGTGTCCTTCCACCTCCTGCAGCCCAACCCCACTGGCGAATAGCTGCAACGAGCCCTgcgtcaggcagtgccaggactcgACAGTGGTGATCCAGCCttctcccgtggtggtgaccctgcccggacCCATCCTCAGCTCTTTCCCCCAGAACACCACTGTGGGATCCTCAGCATCTGCAGCCGTTGGGAGCGCTCTCAGTGCcgagggagtgcccatctcctctggcAGCTCCTCAGGATTTGGGAGCTTTGGCTATCCAGGCCTGGGCAGTGGGTACAGCCGGCCCTACCGTCGCTACAACACCTACCGCAGTGGCTTGTATGGGCCGTGCTAA
- the LOC143171167 gene encoding feather beta keratin-like isoform X1: MFCMQDELVGKYMTCTKGASGPGAVWTSIKASPTAGFLIHFSCLLLLGEQVHLRPTAMSCYDLCRPCGPTPLANSCNEPCVRQCQDSRVVIQPSPVVVTLPGPILSSFPQNTAVGSSASAAVGSILSAEGVPISSGGFGLSGLGGRFYGRRCLPC; this comes from the exons ATGTTTTGCATGCAAGATGAGCTTGTTGGTAAATACATGACATGCACAAAGGGTGCCTCTGGGCCCGGGGCAGTCTGGACCAGTATAAAAGCCAGTCCAACAGCAGGCttcctcatccacttctcttgccttctcctcctcggTGAA caggtgcacctccgtCCCACAGCCATGTCCTGCTACGACCTGTGCCGCCCCTGTGGCCCAACcccgcttgccaacagctgcaacgagccctgcgtcaggcagtgccaggactcccgggtggtgatccagccctctcccgtggtggtgaccctgcctggacccatcctcagctccttcccccagaacaccgCTGTGGGTTCCTCAGCatctgctgctgttggcagcatcctgagtgctgagggagtgcccatctcctctgggGGCTTTGGCCTCTCTGGCCTTGGCGGCCGCTTCTATGGCAGAAGGTGCCTGCCCTGCTAA
- the LOC143171167 gene encoding feather beta keratin-like isoform X2, with protein MSCYDLCRPCGPTPLANSCNEPCVRQCQDSRVVIQPSPVVVTLPGPILSSFPQNTAVGSSASAAVGSILSAEGVPISSGGFGLSGLGGRFYGRRCLPC; from the coding sequence ATGTCCTGCTACGACCTGTGCCGCCCCTGTGGCCCAACcccgcttgccaacagctgcaacgagccctgcgtcaggcagtgccaggactcccgggtggtgatccagccctctcccgtggtggtgaccctgcctggacccatcctcagctccttcccccagaacaccgCTGTGGGTTCCTCAGCatctgctgctgttggcagcatcctgagtgctgagggagtgcccatctcctctgggGGCTTTGGCCTCTCTGGCCTTGGCGGCCGCTTCTATGGCAGAAGGTGCCTGCCCTGCTAA
- the LOC143171180 gene encoding feather beta keratin-like, producing the protein MSCYDLCRPCGPTPLANSCNEPCVRQCQDSRVVIQPSPVVVTLPGPILSSFPQNTTVGSTTSAAVGSILSEEGVPISSGGFGLSGLGGRYCGRRCLPC; encoded by the coding sequence ATGTCCTGCTACGACCTGTGCCGCCCCTGTGGCCCAACcccgcttgccaacagctgcaacgagccctgcgtcaggcagtgccaggactcccgggtgGTGATCCAGCCCTCTcctgtggtggtgaccctgcctggacccatcctcagctccttcccccagaacaccaCTGTGGGATCcaccacctccgctgctgttggcagcatcctgagtgaggagggagtgcccatctcctctgggGGCTTTGGCCTCTCTGGCCTTGGCGGCCGCTACTGCGGCAGAAGGTGCCTGCCCTGCTAA
- the LOC143171172 gene encoding feather beta keratin-like isoform X1 codes for MLCMQDELVGKHRTCAKGASGPGAVWTSIKASPTAGFLIHFSCLLLLGEQVHLRPTAMSCYDLCRPCGPTPLANSCNEPCVRQCQDSRVVIQPSPVVVTLPGPILSSFPQNTAVGSTTSAAVGSILSEEGVPISSGGFGLSGLGGRYCGRRCLPC; via the exons ATGCTTTGCATGCAAGATGAGCTTGTTGGTAAACACAGGACATgcgcaaagggtgcctctgggcCCGGGGCAGTCTGGACCAGTATAAAAGCCAGTCCAACAGCAGGCttcctcatccacttctcttgccttctcctcctcggTGAA caggtgcacctccgtCCCACAGCCATGTCCTGCTACGACCTGTGCCGCCCCTGTGGCCCAACcccgcttgccaacagctgcaacgagccctgcgtcaggcagtgccaggactcccgggtggtgatccagccctctcccgtggtggtgaccctacCCGgacccatcctcagctccttcccccagaacaccgCTGTGGGATCcaccacctccgctgctgttggcagcatcctgagtgaggagggagtgcccatctcctccggggGCTTTGGCCTCTCTGGCCTTGGCGGCCGCTACTGCGGCAGAAGGTGCCTGCCCTGCTAA
- the LOC143171172 gene encoding feather beta keratin-like isoform X2, whose amino-acid sequence MSCYDLCRPCGPTPLANSCNEPCVRQCQDSRVVIQPSPVVVTLPGPILSSFPQNTAVGSTTSAAVGSILSEEGVPISSGGFGLSGLGGRYCGRRCLPC is encoded by the coding sequence ATGTCCTGCTACGACCTGTGCCGCCCCTGTGGCCCAACcccgcttgccaacagctgcaacgagccctgcgtcaggcagtgccaggactcccgggtggtgatccagccctctcccgtggtggtgaccctacCCGgacccatcctcagctccttcccccagaacaccgCTGTGGGATCcaccacctccgctgctgttggcagcatcctgagtgaggagggagtgcccatctcctccggggGCTTTGGCCTCTCTGGCCTTGGCGGCCGCTACTGCGGCAGAAGGTGCCTGCCCTGCTAA
- the LOC143171171 gene encoding feather beta keratin-like isoform X2 codes for MSCYDLCRPCGPTPLANSCNEPCVRQCQDSRVVIQPSPVVVTLPGPILSSFPQNTAVGSTTSAAVGSILSAEGVPISSGGFGLSGLGGRYCGRRCLPC; via the coding sequence ATGTCCTGCTACGACCTGTGCCGCCCCTGTGGCCCAACcccgcttgccaacagctgcaacgagccctgcgtcaggcagtgccaggactcccgggtggtgatccagccctctcccgtggtggtgaccctacCCGgacccatcctcagctccttcccccagaacaccgCTGTGGGATCcaccacctccgctgctgttggcagcatcctgagtgctgagggagtgcccatctcctctgggGGCTTTGGCCTCTCTGGCCTTGGCGGCCGCTACTGCGGCAGAAGGTGCCTGCCCTGCTAA
- the LOC143171171 gene encoding feather beta keratin-like isoform X1: MLSIKYELIGKHITCAEGASGPGAVWTSIKASPTAGFLIHFSCLLLLGEQVHLRPTAMSCYDLCRPCGPTPLANSCNEPCVRQCQDSRVVIQPSPVVVTLPGPILSSFPQNTAVGSTTSAAVGSILSAEGVPISSGGFGLSGLGGRYCGRRCLPC, encoded by the exons ATGCTTAGCATAAAATATGAGCTTATTGGTAAACACATTACATGCGCAGAAGGTGCCTCTGGGCCTGGGGCGGTCTGGACCAGTATAAAAGCCAGTCCAACAGCAGGCttcctcatccacttctcttgccttctcctcctcggTGAA caggtgcacctccgtCCCACAGCCATGTCCTGCTACGACCTGTGCCGCCCCTGTGGCCCAACcccgcttgccaacagctgcaacgagccctgcgtcaggcagtgccaggactcccgggtggtgatccagccctctcccgtggtggtgaccctacCCGgacccatcctcagctccttcccccagaacaccgCTGTGGGATCcaccacctccgctgctgttggcagcatcctgagtgctgagggagtgcccatctcctctgggGGCTTTGGCCTCTCTGGCCTTGGCGGCCGCTACTGCGGCAGAAGGTGCCTGCCCTGCTAA